In Paenacidovorax monticola, the genomic window CAACTGCTCCACCTTGCTACGGAATGAATAGCGCTTGACGCGCGCCGTGCCCGCGTCGATCACGTAGCGGATGCCCGGCACCGTGAGCGAGGTCTCGGCCACATTGGTGGCCAGCACGATGCGGCGGCCCGTGTGGCCGTCGAAGATGCGGTCCTGCTCGGCCTGCGACAGGCGCGCGAACAATGGCAGCACTTCGGCACCGCGCATCACCGGCTGGTGCGACAGGTGCTTGCGCAGGTGGTCGGCGGCCTCGCGGATCTCGCGCTCGCCGGGCAGGAAGACGAGAATGTCACCCGGCGCATTGCCGGCCCAGAGTTCGTCCACGCCGTCGGCAATGGCCTCGTTCAGGCCGTAGTCGCGGCTCTCCTCGAACGGGCGCCAGCGCTGCTCCACGGGGAAGGTACGTCCCGACACGTAGATGACGGGCGCTGGAATCAACTCGCCCCCACGGTCCCCCACTTCGTGTGGGTCGCTGCCCCCGAGGGGGCCGCACCCGGCTTGGGGCGGCCCGGCGCCGGGCGGGCGCTCGCGAAGTGCTTGGCGAAGCGCTCGGCGTCGATGGTGGCCGAAGTCACCACCACCTTCAGGTCGGGCCGGCGCGGCAGGATCTGGCGGATGTAGCCCAGCAGGAAGTCGATGTTGAGGCTGCGCTCGTGCGCCTCGTCGATGATGATGGTGTCGTAGGCCTTGAGCAGCGGGTCAGTCTGCGTCTCGGCCAGCAGGATGCCGTCCGTCATGAGCTTGACGGACGCATCGCGCGAGAGCCGATCCTGGAACCGCACCTTGAAGCCCACCACGTCGCCCAGCGGCGTCTGCAGCTCCTCGGCGATGCGCTTGGCCACGCTGCTCGCAGCGATGCGGCGCGGCTGCGTGTGACCGATGAGCTGGCCCTTCTGTCCCGGCTTCGCATTGCACCTGCCCGCCCCAGCGCCAGCGCTATTTTTGGCAACTGCGTGGTCTTGCCCGAGCCCGTTTCACCGCACACGATGATGACCTGGTGCTGGCGCATCGCGGCCATGATCTCGTCGCGCTTGCCCGACACGGGCAGCGACTCCGGGAAGGTGATGCGCAGCGGCGCGGCGGAGGAGGGAATGGAAGGCGCGGATTCGGTCATGAAGGGCCGCATTATCCGAGCCCGCCGTTGGCCTTGCACAACAAGGGGCCCGCACGCCATTGCCAGCGCGCGCGGGGCGCTTTCATAATCGCGTCTTCGCTTCACCAGCGCCGCAACGAGCAACCTTGCCGGCGCATCCTCTCAGGAGCATTTGCCCATGTCCCATTCGTTCATCTTCTTCGACTGAACACGGTTCCCCGCCCCGGCTGAACCGTGTCGCACACCGCACGTTCAGCCAGGCCCCAAGGCCCTGGCACGCAAGCCGGGGCTTTTTGCTTTCAGGAACCGCACATGAGTGCACAAAAACGTTCCCGCGCCTTCGAGCAAGGCCGGGTCAAGGCATTGCGCCGCATGAAGCAGCCGATGGCGCTGCACCTCGAAGCCAGCGCGCCCCCGCGCAACCCCGTGGCCCGGGCGCTCGCAGCGCGCTCGGCCAGCGGCGGCGCGGGCCGCCACATCCGCAGCCAGGGCGCGCAGCGACGCGCCGACCGCATGGCGCTGCAGCGCAACCTGCGCGGCGGAGGCACCACGGAATGAGAACCGACACCATGGACATGGGCACTGTTTCCCCCACCCTCCCCGCTCCGGCACCCGCCGGCGCGGGGCTGCACGCCCAGTTGGAGCAGCGCCAGCGGCGCCTCGATGAGGCCGCCGCCCAGCTCAAGGCCGAGCTGTTCGGCATCGACGACGTGATCGATCGCGTGATCGACAGCATTCGCGCCTGGTACGTGCTGCCGCAGTGCATCACGCGGCCCGTCATCGTGTGCCTGTGGGGCCTCACAGGCACGGGCAAGACACAGCTCACACGGCGCTTGGCGCAGTTGCTGGACTTCTACGACCGCTTCGTGGAGGTGCAGATGGACGGCTTCAGCAACGGCGCGGGCAGCCGCAGCACGTCGATCGCCGCGATGCTGGGCAACTCCGATATCGACGAAGGCGCGCCTGGCGTGCTGGTGCTGGACGAGTTCCAGCGCTTTCGCACCCGCAACGCCAAAGGCGAGGATGTCAAGGTGGAGCGCTACCAGGACGTGTGGACGCTGCTGTCCGACGGCAGGCTGCCGCCGCCCCTGGGCGCGCTGGGCGACATCGAGCGCAAGCTGGCCGAGGCCCACTACAACGCCGAGCGCGAGGACAGTGGGCGCAACGGCCAACCCTACCGATTCCACCTCGACGTCTGGGATGCCAACGAACTCAAGGGCATGTTCAAGCTGCGCGAGCCGCTCGCGGAGATCATGCAGTGGCCGCCCGAGAGGGTGCAGCAACTGTTCGCCACGTTCCGCGAGACGCAGCAGGCCTGGGAGACCGACTACAGCCGGCTGCTGATCTTCGTGTGCGGCAACCTCGACGAGATGTACCACGAGACCGCCCGGCGCGTGGAGGACTGCGACACCGACGCCGACATCTTCCACCGCCTCACGCGGCGGCTGTCGGTCATCGACGTGAAGAAGGCGCTGGCCGAGCGCTTCAAGCCCGAGCAGATCGCGCGGCTGGGCAACACCCATGTCATCTACCCTTCGTTCAACCGCGCCACTTACGAGCGGCTGATCCAGGGCCTGTGCGAGCGCTACGTGAACGACATCCACGCGCAGACGGGCGTGCGCTTCGCGGTGGGAGCCGATGTGCGCGGCGCGCTGTACGCCAACGCGGTGTTTCCGGCACAGGGTACGCGGCCGCTGTTCTCGTCGGTGCACGCCATCCTGAGCGCCACGCTCGTGAAGGCGGCGCTGTGGGCCATCGAGCAGCGCCTGCCCGCGCATGCGCCCGTGGCGCTCACGCTCGGCGCGGACCGCCGGCATCTCGTCGCCGAGGGCCGCGCCCCGGACGGCACGCCCGTGCAGGGGCGCTTCGCCGTGGCGCTGGAGCTCGACCGCCTCAAGCAGCGCGCCAACGCGGACTTCCGCGCACTGCTCGCGGTGCACGAGGCGGGCCACGGCCTGGTCTACGCACTGCTGTTCGGGCACGCGCCGCAGGAGATCAAGATCAACATCGCCTCGTTCGAGGGGGGCTACAACAGCTTCGCGAGCCTCAAGGCCACGACGCGCCAGAACGCGCTGGACATGGTGTGCGTGGGCCTGGCCGGCCGCGTGGCCGAAGAGATGGTGTTCGGCGAGATGGCCTGCACCACCGGCGCCGAGAGCGACTACAAGCAGGCCACGGCGCTGGCCGCGCGCCACATCCGCCACCACGGCTTCGGCGCGCGCATCAGCCGCACCGACACCACGGTGGAGACGGACGAGCACATCAACACCGACATCGGCCCCAGCAACGCGGCGGTCGAGGCGCTGCTCGCCACGCAGTACCAGCGCGCCCGGGCCTTGCTCGCCGAGCGGCGCGAGGCGTTCGGCCGCACCGTGGACGCCCTGCTCGCGCGTGGCGCCATCGCCCCCGCCGAAATGGTGGCGCTGCTGGGCGCATGCGGCATCGCGCTCGCGCCCACGGCCGCCCAGGCGGCCGACGAGGGCCTGGTGCTGGAGCCCTTCGCGGCCCGCCTGGCGGCGTTCCGCGCCGGGCCGGCGCGGGTGCACGCCCCGGCTGTTGCGGCCTGACGGCAACAAACGCCCCCTCGGCGCGCCCTGCGGTCTTATTATTCCGGCCTCGCAAATTCATTCCCGTTCGTCCACCGCCCACGCCCGCCCACCGACATGTCCGCCGTCTTCAACTTCACCTTCGTGCCCTGGTTCCGCTCGGTCGCGCCCTACATCCACAAGTTCCGCAACCAGACTTTCGTGGTGGGGCTCACGGGTGAGGCCATCGCGGCGGGCAAGCTGCAGAACATCGCGCAAGACCTGGCCCTGATCCAGGCCATGGGTGTGCGCATCGTGCTGGTGCACGGCTTTCGCCCGCAGGTGAACGAGCAGCTGCAGGCCAAGGGGCACGAGGCGCGCTACTCGCACGGCATCCGCATCACCGACTCGGTGGCGCTCGACTGCGCGCAGGAGGCCGCGGGCCAGCTGCGCTACGAGATCGAGGCCGCGTTCAGCCAGGGCCTGCCCAACACGCCCATGGCGGGGGCCACCGTGCGGGTGATCTCGGGCAACTTCATCACGGCGCGGCCCGTGGGCATCGTGGACGGCATCGACTTCCAGCACTCGGGCCTGGTGCGCAAGGTGGACGTGGCCGGCGTCACGCGCACGCTGGACATGGGCGCCATGGTGCTGATCTCGCCCTTCGGCTTCTCGCCCACGGGCGAGGCCTTCAACCTAAGCATGGAGGAGGTGGCCACGCGCGTGGCCATCGAGCTGCAGGCCGACAAGCTGATCTTCCTGACCGAGGTGCCGGGCATCCGCATCGACCCCGACAGCCCCGAAAGCGAAGACAACCCCATCGACACCGAATTGCCGCTGGCCACCGCGCAGGCGCTGCTCGCGCGGCTGCCCGAGGCGCAGCACCCCACGGACACGGGCTTCTACCTGCAGCACTGCGTGAAGGCCTGCAAGGGGGCGTGGAGCGCAGCCACATCCTGCCCTTCGCCACCGACGGCTCGCTGCTGCTGGAGGTGTACGTGCACGACGGCATCGGCACCATGGTGATCGACGAGAAGCTCGAAGAGCTGCGCGAGGCCACCATCGACGACGTGGGCGGCATCCTGCAACTCATCGAGCCCTTCGAGAAGGACGGCACCCTGGTCAAGCGCGACCGCACCGAGATCGAGCGCGACATCGACACCTACACCATCATCGAGCACGACGGCGTGATCTTCGGCTGCGCCGCGCTCTACCCCTATCCCGAGTCCCGAACGGCCGAGATGGCGGCCGTCACCGTGTCGCCGCAGAGCCAGGGCACGGGCGACGGCGAGAAGCTGCTCAAGCGCATCGAGCAGCGCGCCCGCGCCATGGGGCTGGACAGCATCTTCGTGCTCACCACCCGCACCATGCACTGGTTCATCAAGCGCGGCTTCTCGCCCGTGGACCCCGACTGGCTGCCCGATGCGCGCAAGCGCAAGTACAACTGGGACCGCAAGAGCCAGGTGCTCGTGAAGAAGCTCTGAGCCCCCCGGCCCCTCAGGCCGTCACCCAGGCGGCCACGCGCCGCGCCACTTCGGCGATCGCTGCGTCGCGCTGCTCGGCCGTGCCCGGGCTGCCCGTGAGGTAGCAGACCAGCACCACGGGCGCGCGGCCCGTGGGCCAGAGCACGCCGATGTCGTTGCTCGTGCCACGCGGGCCCGTGCCGGTCTTTTCGCCCACGCGCCAGCCCTGGGGCACGCCCGCGCGCAGGCGCTTGTCGCCCGTGCGGTTGCCCAGCATCCAGCCCTGAAGCCGCTCGCGCGAGGCGGGCGAG contains:
- a CDS encoding AAA family ATPase codes for the protein MRTDTMDMGTVSPTLPAPAPAGAGLHAQLEQRQRRLDEAAAQLKAELFGIDDVIDRVIDSIRAWYVLPQCITRPVIVCLWGLTGTGKTQLTRRLAQLLDFYDRFVEVQMDGFSNGAGSRSTSIAAMLGNSDIDEGAPGVLVLDEFQRFRTRNAKGEDVKVERYQDVWTLLSDGRLPPPLGALGDIERKLAEAHYNAEREDSGRNGQPYRFHLDVWDANELKGMFKLREPLAEIMQWPPERVQQLFATFRETQQAWETDYSRLLIFVCGNLDEMYHETARRVEDCDTDADIFHRLTRRLSVIDVKKALAERFKPEQIARLGNTHVIYPSFNRATYERLIQGLCERYVNDIHAQTGVRFAVGADVRGALYANAVFPAQGTRPLFSSVHAILSATLVKAALWAIEQRLPAHAPVALTLGADRRHLVAEGRAPDGTPVQGRFAVALELDRLKQRANADFRALLAVHEAGHGLVYALLFGHAPQEIKINIASFEGGYNSFASLKATTRQNALDMVCVGLAGRVAEEMVFGEMACTTGAESDYKQATALAARHIRHHGFGARISRTDTTVETDEHINTDIGPSNAAVEALLATQYQRARALLAERREAFGRTVDALLARGAIAPAEMVALLGACGIALAPTAAQAADEGLVLEPFAARLAAFRAGPARVHAPAVAA